The Streptomyces sp. NBC_00344 genome includes a window with the following:
- a CDS encoding ammonium transporter, translated as MPPGIMTLAADAPKLSSANTGFMLICSALVMIMTPGLAFFYGGMVRVKSTLNMLMMSFISLGIVTILWVLYGFSLAFGASNGFFGWSKDYLGLSGIGLTELWPGYTIPVYVFAVFQLMFAIITPALISGALADRVKFTAWALFIALWVTVVYFPVAHWVWASDGWLFKKGVIDFAGGTAVHINAGAAALGVILVIGKRVGFKKDPMRPHSLPLVMLGAALLWFGWFGFNAGSWLGNDDGVGAVMFVNTQVATAAAMLAWLAYEKFRHGSFTTLGAASGAVAGLVAITPSGGAVSPLGAIAVGAIAGVLCAMAVGLKYRFGFDDSLDVVGVHMVGGVVGSLLIGFFATGGVQSDVAGVFYGGGFHQLGIQAIGVFSVLGYSLVVSAVLAFLIDKAIGMRVSEDVEVAGIDQEEHAETAYDFSGAGGGSVSRTAGPAPGPAAGTQNKRVDA; from the coding sequence ATGCCCCCAGGCATCATGACCCTTGCTGCAGACGCCCCGAAGCTGTCTTCCGCGAACACCGGGTTCATGCTCATCTGCTCCGCCCTGGTGATGATCATGACACCGGGCCTGGCCTTCTTCTACGGAGGCATGGTCCGGGTCAAGTCCACCCTGAACATGCTGATGATGAGTTTCATCAGCCTCGGGATCGTCACGATCCTCTGGGTGCTCTACGGATTCAGTCTGGCCTTCGGCGCGAGCAACGGATTCTTCGGGTGGTCCAAGGACTATCTCGGGCTGAGCGGTATCGGACTGACCGAGCTGTGGCCCGGCTACACCATCCCGGTCTATGTCTTCGCCGTCTTCCAGCTGATGTTCGCGATCATCACTCCTGCGCTGATCAGCGGCGCGCTGGCCGACCGTGTGAAGTTCACGGCGTGGGCGCTGTTCATCGCACTGTGGGTGACGGTCGTCTACTTCCCGGTCGCGCACTGGGTCTGGGCCTCGGACGGATGGCTCTTCAAGAAGGGCGTCATCGACTTCGCCGGCGGTACCGCCGTGCACATCAACGCCGGAGCCGCGGCGCTCGGCGTGATCCTGGTCATCGGCAAGCGCGTCGGCTTCAAGAAGGACCCGATGCGCCCGCACAGCCTCCCGTTGGTGATGCTCGGCGCGGCCCTCCTCTGGTTCGGCTGGTTCGGCTTCAACGCCGGATCCTGGCTGGGCAACGACGACGGTGTGGGCGCGGTGATGTTCGTCAACACCCAGGTGGCCACCGCTGCCGCGATGCTTGCCTGGCTGGCCTACGAGAAGTTCCGGCACGGCTCCTTCACCACACTCGGTGCGGCATCCGGCGCGGTCGCCGGCCTGGTCGCCATCACCCCCTCAGGCGGTGCGGTCAGCCCGCTGGGCGCGATCGCGGTCGGCGCGATCGCCGGTGTGCTGTGCGCCATGGCCGTGGGCCTCAAGTACCGCTTCGGATTCGACGACTCGCTCGATGTCGTCGGTGTCCACATGGTCGGAGGAGTCGTCGGCTCGCTCCTCATCGGCTTCTTCGCCACCGGTGGTGTGCAGTCCGATGTGGCGGGCGTCTTCTACGGCGGCGGCTTCCACCAGCTCGGCATCCAGGCGATCGGGGTCTTCTCGGTCCTCGGATACTCCCTGGTCGTCTCCGCGGTACTGGCCTTCCTGATCGACAAGGCGATCGGGATGCGGGTGAGCGAGGACGTCGAGGTCGCGGGCATCGACCAGGAAGAGCACGCCGAGACCGCGTACGACTTCAGCGGAGCGGGCGGCGGCAGCGTCTCCCGCACGGCAGGCCCCGCACCCGGCCCTGCGGCCGGAACCCAGAACAAGAGGGTGGACGCATGA
- the nsdA gene encoding transcriptional repressor NsdA yields MGGNGDGGTSAGKRPNEQLGSWFVRSGWSKGELARQVNRRARQMGAHHISTDTSRVRRWLDGEQPREPIPRILSELFSERFGSVVAIEALGLRAAHQSPSVSGVDMPWAGPQTVSLLSEFSRSDLMLARRGFLGTSLALAAGPSLIEPMQRWLVPAPAGEPAAEEPPGLSRRPSRLSGPELELLESTTAMFRQWDAQCGGGLRRKAVVGQLHEVTDLLQEPQPAATAKRLFRSAAELAELAGWMSYDVGLQPTAQKYFVLALHASKEAGDKPLGSYILSSMSRQMIHLGRPEDALELVHLAQYGSRECATPRTQAMLYAMEARAYANMGQPSKCKRAVRMAEDTFSDAGLDGEPEPDWIRFFSEAELNGENGHSFRDLAYVAGRSPTYASLAEPVMEDAVALFGKDEEHQRSYALNLVGMATVHLLKREPEQSALFATQALTIAKRVRSERVNTRLRKTVDTAVRDFSGVPAIVDLTERLAEQLPETLEAV; encoded by the coding sequence GTGGGCGGCAATGGCGACGGCGGCACGAGCGCCGGAAAGCGCCCGAACGAGCAGTTGGGCTCGTGGTTCGTGCGCAGCGGCTGGTCCAAGGGCGAGCTCGCACGCCAGGTGAACCGCCGGGCGCGGCAGATGGGCGCGCACCACATCAGCACCGACACCTCGCGGGTCCGGCGCTGGCTGGACGGCGAACAGCCACGGGAGCCGATCCCGCGCATCCTCTCCGAGCTGTTCTCCGAGCGCTTCGGCAGTGTGGTCGCCATCGAGGCTCTCGGCCTGCGCGCGGCCCACCAGTCGCCTTCGGTGTCCGGCGTCGACATGCCGTGGGCCGGCCCGCAGACCGTCTCGCTGCTCAGCGAGTTCTCCCGCAGCGATCTGATGCTCGCCCGGCGCGGCTTCCTGGGCACATCGCTGGCGCTGGCCGCGGGGCCCTCCCTCATCGAGCCGATGCAGCGCTGGCTGGTGCCGGCCCCGGCGGGCGAACCGGCGGCCGAGGAGCCTCCGGGCCTCTCCCGGCGCCCTTCGAGGCTCTCGGGGCCCGAGCTCGAACTGCTCGAGTCCACCACGGCGATGTTCCGGCAGTGGGACGCCCAGTGCGGTGGGGGCCTGCGCCGCAAGGCGGTGGTCGGCCAGCTCCATGAGGTGACCGACCTGCTGCAGGAGCCCCAGCCGGCAGCCACCGCCAAGCGGCTCTTCCGCAGCGCGGCCGAACTGGCGGAGCTGGCCGGCTGGATGAGCTACGACGTGGGGCTCCAGCCCACCGCGCAGAAGTACTTCGTGCTCGCCCTGCACGCCTCGAAGGAGGCCGGGGACAAGCCGCTCGGCTCGTACATCCTCTCGTCCATGAGCCGTCAGATGATCCACCTCGGCCGCCCCGAGGACGCACTGGAACTCGTCCACCTCGCTCAGTACGGAAGCCGGGAGTGCGCCACCCCGCGCACCCAGGCGATGCTGTATGCGATGGAGGCGCGCGCCTACGCGAACATGGGCCAGCCGAGCAAGTGCAAACGGGCCGTGCGGATGGCCGAGGACACCTTCTCCGACGCCGGTCTGGACGGCGAGCCGGAACCCGACTGGATCCGCTTCTTCTCCGAGGCCGAGCTGAACGGCGAGAACGGCCACTCATTCCGCGACCTCGCCTACGTCGCGGGTCGCAGCCCCACGTACGCCTCGCTCGCCGAGCCGGTGATGGAGGACGCTGTCGCCCTCTTCGGCAAGGACGAGGAACACCAGCGTTCGTACGCTCTCAACCTGGTCGGCATGGCCACGGTCCACCTGCTGAAGAGGGAGCCCGAACAGTCCGCTCTCTTCGCGACGCAGGCGCTGACCATCGCCAAGCGGGTGCGCTCCGAGCGCGTCAACACCAGGCTGCGCAAGACCGTGGACACCGCGGTCAGGGACTTCTCCGGAGTCCCCGCGATCGTCGACCTCACCGAGCGTCTCGCCGAGCAGCTGCCGGAGACCCTGGAAGCGGTCTGA
- a CDS encoding bifunctional DNA primase/polymerase has protein sequence MGFTIGGIRDIRSGTRRRGRTSECTAVAEFTGLWGWDVVPGARAAAGRCSCGDDTCATPGAHPLGFAAEVPAGATLDEAARAWSLTPGAAVLLPVGRSFDIFDIAEPAGRKALVRMERMGLPLGPVSATPDGRAQFFVAPGAASQLPQLLYRMGWDDADLDLHCLGPGDHITAPPSSHGGLGPARWLRPPSLETANDLPQAKLLLGTLAYICHRSLAP, from the coding sequence ATGGGCTTCACTATCGGCGGCATCCGGGACATTCGCTCCGGCACCCGGCGTCGCGGCCGCACGTCGGAGTGCACGGCGGTGGCCGAGTTCACCGGGCTGTGGGGCTGGGACGTGGTTCCCGGCGCACGGGCCGCGGCAGGCCGCTGTTCCTGCGGCGACGACACGTGCGCGACCCCCGGTGCCCACCCTCTCGGGTTCGCCGCGGAGGTGCCGGCCGGCGCCACTCTCGACGAAGCGGCCAGAGCCTGGTCGCTGACCCCCGGCGCGGCGGTGCTGCTGCCGGTGGGCCGTTCGTTCGACATCTTCGACATCGCGGAGCCCGCGGGCCGCAAGGCTCTGGTGCGGATGGAGCGGATGGGCCTTCCGCTGGGACCGGTGAGCGCCACCCCGGACGGCCGCGCCCAGTTCTTCGTCGCGCCGGGAGCCGCATCCCAGCTCCCCCAACTGCTCTACCGCATGGGCTGGGACGACGCGGATCTCGATCTGCACTGCCTGGGCCCCGGCGACCACATCACCGCGCCGCCGTCGAGCCACGGCGGCCTGGGACCTGCGCGCTGGCTGCGCCCTCCGTCCCTGGAGACGGCGAACGACCTTCCCCAGGCCAAGCTGCTGCTGGGCACCCTGGCGTACATCTGTCATCGCAGCCTCGCCCCGTGA
- the ftsY gene encoding signal recognition particle-docking protein FtsY: protein MEIVILAVVIALVAFGAISGLVVSSRKKKKLPTAPPSAPTLTAPPAEPQVGEEAAPPRDEKRRTIEEVDLPPADAAAGAPTAVEDPVVAEPVAPEIEIPEPTEGRLVRLRARLARSQNSLGKGLLTLLSRDNLDEDTWEEIEDTLLTADVGVAPTQELVERLRERVKVLGTRTPQELRTLLREELLNLLGTGFDREVKTESGTDTPGVVMVVGVNGTGKTTTTGKLARVLVADGKSVVLGAADTFRAAAADQLQTWGERVGARTVRGPEGGDPASVAFDSVKEGIKEGADVVLIDTAGRLHTKTGLMDELGKVKRVVEKHGPLDEVLLVLDATTGQNGLVQARVFAEVVAITGIVLTKLDGTAKGGIVIAVQRELGVPVKLVGLGEGPDDLAPFVPDAFVDALIGD from the coding sequence ATGGAAATCGTGATCCTTGCTGTAGTCATCGCCCTGGTCGCCTTCGGCGCGATCAGCGGGCTCGTGGTCAGCAGCCGCAAGAAGAAGAAGCTGCCCACGGCACCGCCGAGTGCGCCGACCCTCACCGCTCCTCCCGCCGAGCCCCAGGTCGGCGAGGAAGCTGCCCCACCGCGCGACGAGAAGCGCCGCACCATCGAAGAGGTGGATCTCCCGCCGGCCGACGCGGCCGCAGGAGCACCCACCGCCGTTGAGGACCCGGTCGTCGCGGAGCCGGTGGCTCCCGAGATCGAGATCCCCGAACCGACCGAGGGCCGCCTGGTCAGGCTGCGTGCCAGGCTCGCCCGCTCCCAGAACTCCCTCGGCAAGGGTCTGCTGACCCTGCTGTCCCGGGACAATCTCGACGAGGACACCTGGGAGGAGATCGAGGACACCCTGCTCACCGCGGACGTCGGTGTCGCGCCCACGCAGGAACTGGTCGAGCGGTTGCGCGAGCGGGTCAAGGTGCTCGGCACCCGTACGCCTCAGGAGCTTCGTACGCTGCTGCGCGAGGAACTGCTGAATCTGCTGGGCACCGGCTTCGACCGTGAGGTCAAGACCGAGAGCGGTACGGACACCCCGGGTGTCGTCATGGTCGTCGGCGTCAACGGCACCGGCAAGACCACCACAACGGGCAAGCTCGCCCGTGTCCTGGTCGCCGACGGCAAGAGCGTGGTGCTCGGTGCCGCCGACACCTTCCGTGCTGCCGCGGCCGACCAGCTGCAGACCTGGGGCGAGCGGGTCGGCGCGCGTACGGTGCGCGGTCCCGAGGGCGGCGACCCGGCCTCCGTCGCCTTCGATTCGGTCAAGGAGGGCATCAAGGAGGGCGCGGACGTCGTCCTCATCGACACCGCGGGGCGTCTGCACACCAAGACCGGGCTGATGGACGAGCTCGGCAAGGTCAAGCGGGTCGTGGAGAAGCACGGCCCGCTGGACGAGGTGCTGCTCGTGCTCGACGCGACGACCGGGCAGAACGGACTGGTGCAGGCGCGGGTGTTCGCCGAGGTCGTGGCGATCACCGGAATCGTGCTGACCAAGCTGGACGGCACGGCCAAGGGCGGCATCGTGATCGCCGTCCAGCGTGAACTGGGTGTACCGGTGAAGCTGGTGGGTCTCGGAGAGGGCCCTGACGACCTGGCTCCGTTCGTACCCGATGCGTTCGTGGACGCGCTGATCGGCGACTAG
- a CDS encoding purine-cytosine permease family protein, which translates to MPHATDVTEGTMETRGLEPVPDHERTGRVRDLFPTWVAANISVLLLTLGASLVVADGLNFWQALIAAVTAPVIGFGLVGFIGIAGKRGGAPGMALSRAVFGQRGNLLPGALIWVARWGWETINAVTGAYAMLTVLDICFGIGSSTPLIVATLLVFVAGTFLISGLGINAVQLCNKWAAYLFAVFSVLVLVHLIVTTDWAAVFARPAGSTASLVAGIGLIAAGGLSWAPAAPDFARYLPRGSSSRGLVASTVGGAGIVVLPMVLMGTVMAVSTPDLAAAADPVSFLGAILPMWLAVPYLLIAVVGTLLINAMSMYSAGFTALTLGINVPRAWAVSVNAVISVVLGLILMLAATSFLGSFVAFLSLLAVAFSAWIGVFGVDMLRRRSYDTDALMDTTRTSAYWYRGGFSPAAVGAWAAALAAGMVFTRAGTADSSWFAGPLADTWPGRNGLGWAVSALVAGSLYAALPKPGCGDRDASPAPDHASGALPVRSSGVRRPGLFPEDATPRLRD; encoded by the coding sequence ATGCCCCACGCCACCGATGTCACCGAAGGCACGATGGAGACCCGCGGCCTCGAGCCCGTTCCTGACCATGAGCGCACGGGTCGTGTCCGCGACCTCTTCCCCACCTGGGTCGCGGCGAACATCAGTGTGCTGCTGCTCACGCTGGGCGCGAGCCTGGTGGTCGCCGACGGTCTGAACTTCTGGCAGGCCCTGATCGCCGCTGTGACCGCACCTGTGATCGGCTTCGGTCTGGTCGGCTTCATCGGCATCGCCGGCAAACGCGGCGGAGCCCCCGGCATGGCCCTCTCCCGTGCGGTCTTCGGCCAGCGCGGCAATCTGCTGCCCGGCGCGCTGATCTGGGTAGCGCGCTGGGGCTGGGAAACGATCAACGCGGTCACCGGCGCCTACGCCATGCTGACCGTGCTCGACATCTGCTTCGGTATCGGCAGCAGCACGCCACTGATCGTGGCCACGCTGCTGGTCTTCGTGGCCGGCACCTTTCTGATCTCGGGGCTGGGCATCAACGCCGTACAGCTGTGCAACAAGTGGGCGGCGTATCTCTTCGCGGTCTTCTCGGTGCTCGTCCTGGTCCATCTGATCGTGACCACCGACTGGGCCGCCGTATTCGCCCGGCCGGCGGGCTCCACCGCATCACTGGTCGCCGGCATCGGGCTGATCGCCGCAGGCGGTCTCAGCTGGGCGCCCGCCGCACCGGACTTCGCGCGCTACCTGCCCCGCGGCTCGTCCAGCCGGGGCCTGGTGGCGAGCACGGTCGGCGGAGCGGGCATCGTCGTCCTGCCGATGGTGCTGATGGGGACGGTGATGGCGGTCTCGACACCGGACCTGGCCGCCGCGGCCGACCCGGTCTCCTTCCTCGGCGCCATCCTGCCGATGTGGCTCGCGGTCCCGTATCTGCTCATCGCGGTGGTCGGTACGCTGCTGATCAACGCCATGTCGATGTACTCGGCCGGCTTCACCGCGCTGACTCTGGGCATCAATGTCCCCCGCGCGTGGGCGGTCTCCGTCAACGCCGTGATCAGTGTGGTCCTCGGGCTGATCCTGATGCTGGCCGCGACCAGCTTCCTCGGGTCGTTCGTGGCGTTTCTCTCGCTGCTCGCGGTGGCGTTCTCCGCCTGGATCGGTGTCTTCGGCGTGGACATGCTGCGGCGGCGCAGCTACGACACGGATGCGCTGATGGACACCACGCGCACCAGCGCCTACTGGTACCGGGGTGGCTTCAGCCCTGCTGCTGTCGGCGCCTGGGCGGCCGCTCTGGCCGCCGGAATGGTGTTCACCCGCGCGGGCACCGCCGACTCCTCGTGGTTCGCCGGTCCGCTGGCGGACACCTGGCCGGGACGCAACGGTCTCGGCTGGGCGGTCAGCGCGCTGGTCGCGGGCTCGCTCTACGCCGCACTCCCCAAACCGGGGTGCGGCGACCGGGATGCGAGCCCCGCACCCGACCACGCATCGGGTGCGCTGCCCGTCCGGTCCTCCGGCGTCCGGCGTCCGGGGCTGTTCCCCGAAGACGCAACACCCCGGCTCAGGGACTGA
- a CDS encoding sugar porter family MFS transporter, with amino-acid sequence MSSTAQAPTPGGSPAAPEHLAHVIFITAAAAMGGFLFGYDSSVINGAVEAIRDRYDIGSGTLAQVIAVALIGCAIGAATAGRIADRIGRIRCMQIAAVLFTVSAVGSALPFALWDLAFWRIVGGFGIGMASVIGPAYIAEVSPPAYRGRLGSFQQAAIVIGIALSQLVNYGILQIADGNQRGDVMGLEAWQVMLGVMVIPAVIYGLLSFAIPESPRYLIHAGKDAKAKKVLADVEGTHIDLDARVAEIEHAMKSEHKSTFGDLLGGGFFFKPIVWVGIGLSAFQQLVGINVAFYYSSTLWQSVGIDPTDSFLYSFTTSIINIIGTVVAMIFVDRVGRRPLALIGSVGMVIGLALEAWAFSYDLVDGKLPATQGWVALVAAHWFVFFFAMSWGVVVWVLLGEMFPNNIRAAALGVAASAQWIANWAITASFPSLADWNLSATYVIYTVFAALSIPFVLKFVKETKGKALEEMG; translated from the coding sequence GTGAGCAGCACTGCGCAGGCACCGACGCCCGGAGGCAGCCCGGCTGCCCCGGAACACCTCGCACATGTCATCTTCATCACGGCCGCGGCTGCGATGGGCGGCTTCCTCTTCGGTTACGACAGCTCCGTGATCAACGGAGCCGTCGAGGCCATCCGGGACCGTTACGACATCGGTTCGGGAACTCTCGCCCAGGTCATCGCCGTCGCCCTGATCGGCTGTGCCATCGGTGCCGCCACGGCGGGCCGTATCGCGGACCGTATCGGCCGTATCCGGTGCATGCAGATCGCGGCCGTGCTCTTCACCGTCAGTGCCGTCGGATCCGCGCTGCCCTTCGCCCTCTGGGATCTGGCCTTCTGGCGGATCGTCGGCGGCTTCGGCATCGGCATGGCCTCCGTCATCGGCCCGGCCTATATCGCCGAGGTCTCACCCCCCGCCTACCGCGGCCGCCTCGGCTCCTTCCAGCAGGCGGCGATCGTCATCGGCATCGCTCTCTCGCAGCTCGTCAACTACGGCATTCTGCAGATCGCCGACGGGAACCAGCGCGGTGATGTCATGGGCCTCGAAGCCTGGCAGGTCATGCTCGGTGTGATGGTCATCCCGGCCGTCATCTACGGTCTGCTCTCCTTCGCGATCCCCGAGTCCCCGCGCTATCTGATCCATGCGGGCAAGGACGCCAAGGCCAAGAAGGTGCTGGCCGATGTGGAGGGCACGCACATCGATCTCGACGCTCGGGTCGCCGAGATCGAGCACGCGATGAAGAGCGAGCACAAGTCGACGTTCGGTGATCTGCTCGGCGGCGGCTTCTTCTTCAAGCCGATCGTCTGGGTCGGTATCGGGCTCTCCGCCTTCCAGCAGCTGGTCGGCATCAACGTCGCCTTCTACTACTCCTCGACGCTGTGGCAGTCGGTCGGCATCGACCCGACGGACTCGTTCCTCTACTCGTTCACCACGTCGATCATCAACATCATCGGCACCGTGGTCGCGATGATCTTCGTCGACCGGGTCGGCCGCCGGCCGCTGGCGCTCATCGGCTCCGTCGGAATGGTCATCGGCCTCGCCTTGGAGGCATGGGCCTTCTCCTACGACCTCGTGGACGGCAAGCTGCCGGCCACCCAGGGCTGGGTCGCGCTCGTCGCGGCCCACTGGTTCGTCTTCTTCTTCGCGATGTCGTGGGGTGTCGTCGTGTGGGTTCTCCTCGGCGAGATGTTCCCGAACAACATCCGCGCCGCCGCGCTGGGTGTGGCCGCATCGGCCCAGTGGATCGCCAACTGGGCGATCACGGCCAGCTTCCCGAGCCTGGCCGACTGGAATCTCTCCGCGACCTATGTGATCTACACCGTCTTCGCGGCGCTCTCCATTCCGTTCGTGCTGAAGTTCGTGAAGGAGACCAAGGGCAAGGCACTGGAGGAGATGGGCTGA